In the Malania oleifera isolate guangnan ecotype guangnan chromosome 1, ASM2987363v1, whole genome shotgun sequence genome, one interval contains:
- the LOC131153658 gene encoding metal transporter Nramp7.2-like gives MAALVQIEETPKWKKLLSFVGPGFLVSVAYLDPGNLETDLQAGANHKYELLWIVVVGLTFALIIQSRAANLGVSTGKHLSEHCKAEYPNLVNYCLWILAEIAVIAADIPEVIGIAFALNILFEIPMWGGVLLAGFSTLLLLGLQRYGIRKLEVAIVILVLVVGGCFCSEMVRANPNPKDILFGMFIPNLDGHGATRDAIALLGALIMPHNLFLHSALVISRKIPLTFEGIKSARKYFLIESGLALFIAFLINLAVVSVTGSVCSNPNITAQNKAHCQNITLESAAFLLKNALGKWSSKLYAVSLLASGQSSTVTGTYAGQYIMQGFLDLKMRVWLRNLLTRCIAIIPSLVACLIGGSSGAARLIIIASVILSFELPFALIPLLRFTSSKSKMGHHKNSAMVNLVSWLLGLCTTGINMYFLGTSLMGWMTDKKLPKAVSILAGVLLLPVIMFYVVILVYLATKTETSPANSNYFVMNIARTEQRGIESGLDSISTGISHEIEKVDIAT, from the exons ATGGCAGCTCTTGTTCAGATAGAAGAGACCCCAAAATGGAAGAAGCTCTTGAGCTTTGTTGGACCTGGGTTTCTGGTCTCTGTCGCCTACCTTGATCCAGGAAACT TGGAGACAGACTTGCAAGCTGGGGCTAACCACAAATATGag TTGCTGTGGATCGTGGTGGTGGGGCTGACGTTCGCACTTATAATCCAGTCTCGAGCAGCAAATCTTGGAGTGTCTACAG GGAAGCATCTGTCGGAGCACTGCAAGGCTGAGTACCCAAATCTTGTAAATTACTGCCTCTGGATACTAGCTGAGATTGCGGTGATTGCAGCTGACATCCCTGAAG TGATAGGGATAGCATTTGCTCTGAACATCCTTTTTGAGATACCCATGTGGGGTGGGGTGCTGCTGGCTGGCTTCAGTACTCTTCTCCTTCTTGGATTGCAACGATATGGC ATAAGAAAGCTAGAGGTGGCAATTGTGATTCTGGTGTTGGTTGTGGGTGGCTGCTTCTGCAGTGAGATGGTCCGGGCCAACCCTAATCCTAAGGACATCTTGTTTGGAATGTTCATCCCAAATTTGGATGGCCACGGTGCCACCAGAGATGCAATCGCTCTCCTAGGAGCTCTGATTATGCC GCACAACCTATTTCTTCATTCAGCATTAGTTATATCGAGAAAAATCCCCCTCACGTTCGAAGGCATTAAG AGTGCGAGGAAATACTTCCTGATAGAGAGTGGACTGGCATTGTTCATTGCATTTCTCATCAATCTGGCAGTAGTATCGGTGACTGGTAGTGTTTGCTCCAATCCAAATATCACAGCACAAAACAAAGCCCATTGCCAGAATATCACCCTTGAATCTGCAGCTTTCTTGCTCAAG AATGCTCTGGGAAAGTGGAGTTCGAAGCTTTATGCGGTGTCCTTGCTTGCATCGGGTCAGAGTTCAACCGTCACAGGAACATATGCAGGACAGTACATTATGCAG GGTTTCCTAGACTTGAAAATGAGGGTGTGGCTGAGGAATTTACTCACTAGATGCATTGCCATTATTCCAAGCTTGGTGGCCTGCCTCATTGGTGGATCCTCTGGAGCTGCAAGGCTCATCATCATTGCTTCT GTGATACTATCATTCGAGCTACCATTTGCATTGATTCCTCTCCTCAGGTTTACAAGCAGCAAAAGCAAGATGGGACACCATAAGAACTCTGCAATG GTAAATCTAGTTTCATGGCTCTTGGGGCTCTGCACAACTGGGATCAACATGTACTTTCTGGGTACAAGTTTAATGGGATGGATGACAGATAAGAAGTTGCCCAAGGCTGTGTCAATCCTTGCGGGGGTTCTGCTTCTTCCAGtaattatgttttatgttgtaatattggTCTACTTGGCAACAAAAACAGAAACTTCCCCTGCCAACTCCAATTACTTCGTGATGAATATTGCTAGAACTGAGCAAAGAGGGATTGAGAGCGGCCTGGATTCCATCAGCACTGGGATATCCCATGAGATTGAGAAGGTAGATATTGCAACATAA